The nucleotide sequence ACCCGGCTGCTGGGCGAGCGGGCGCCGGACGCGGTGCTGCTCACCGGCCTCGCGGCGGGGCGGCCCCACGTGACCCTGGAGCGGGTGGCCGTCGGGGTCATGGATTTCCGCATTCCCGACAACGCCGGGCAGACCTATCAGGACCAGCCGATTCGGGCGGACGCACCCGCTGCCCACCTCGCCACGTTGCCGCTGCGGGCGGTTCTGGCGGCGTGGCGCGGGGCAGAGATTCCGGGGGACATTTCCAACTCGGCGGGGCTGTACGTGTGCAACTTCGTGCTTTACCACGCGCTGCACTGGCTGAACGAGCAGGGACGCGGCGCGGTGCCCTGCGGCTTTCTGCACGTTCCGGCCAACGCGGCGGTCGCCCTCTCGGTCCCGACTGACCGCCCGCCCCTGCCCTACCTGCCGCAGAGCGAAATCACGCGGGCGGTGCGGGTGGCGGCGGAAACGATTGCAGAGAGAACGGCGTTCCAGAATGAGCCTGCCCCAAGTGAGCCGGCCCAGGAGCAGATGGGAAAGATGTGATTTTTCATATCCGGGACTGACGGGAAGCTGATGGCCCCCCCACCGCTGCGGGCACGGACGGGGACAGGACCCCCGAAGGGGCCGAAGCTGCAACCAGCGTTACTTTTCTACTCCCACTCCGCCTACATTTGACCCCCGAAACCGGGCCTGCTGACCGCTGTCCAGATGAGGAAGGAGGCACCCCGCTTGTCGTCTTCCTCATCTGGCGAAGCAGGCAGCCATCGCACTTTCTTGACAAGTCTGAGAAGCCGGGGGGAGGGCAAGCTGCCGAACATGTGTCGGAAAAGTATTTCTCTCAGAAATCACTTATTTGCAGTCTCTACGCTCATCTGGTGCAGTTCTCTGCCCGGTTCTGCCTGTCGCCCCGGAAAGGCAAGCGCCGGACGCGGAATACCCGCACCCGGTGCGGAGAGGCGGAACAGGGCCGGATGCCGCGCCAGGACCCCCTGGACCGTGACATCTGCCTGGAGAATTTGAACCACGAGTTACTGAACCACGAGCATCAGGCCAGCAAGACAAGCTGCAATCAAGAGAACCCCTGCCATCAAGAGAACCAAGGCCGTTTGGCCGGGGCCGTTGCCGAGGCAAGCCCCAGAGGAGAACCGATGTCGTACCCACTCAAGTCCGTGCTGTCTGTCGCCGCCCTGGGGCTGCTGAGCGTGATGGCCCTTTCCCCCGCTTCCGCGCAGGCCACGTCCGGGGACCTGTTCGGCGCTTCGCGCGTGGCGGGCCGCAGCGCGGTGCTCAAGGCGACGGCGTACAACAGCCTGCCCAACCAGACCGACTCCACCCCGCACATCACCGCCACCGGCACCCGCACCCGCCCCGGCGTGATCGCCATGTCGCGCGACATGCTCAAGCTCTTTCCCTACGGCACCCGCGTAAGCATTCAGGACCTCTCGGGCCGGTACAACTTCTCGGGCCGCGTGTTTATCGTCGAGGACACCATGCACGCCCGCAAGACCAACCAGGTGGACATCTGGATGCCCACCTACCGCGAAGCCATCAACTTCGGCACCAGCACCGTGCGCGTGACCGCGCTGCGCTGAACAGCTCTTCTCTCCGCTGGAGTTTGACCAAATAGAGTCATACGGATTCCGATTGAATCCAGCAGATTTCTGGATTCAATCCGACTGAAAGGAGTAGGAAAAGATACGGATTTCGCTAAGTTCCTGCACAGTCGGAACTACACCGCCTGTGCATCCATATCGCGAAATCCGTATCAGGACACCTGGCTCAAACCCGCATGACCGTCACCCGGCCCGGCACAGCTCCCGAAGCTGCGCGGGCCGGGGCCCTTTTTGCCGCTGTCGCTTTGCCCGGTGCCCGGCTGCGCTAGCCTCGGCCCTGCATGTCCGCTTCAACGCCCTCCCCCCGCCCCGCCGCCTTCTCCTGGCTGCTGGCCCGCGCCCACCTCGCCCGGCGGCGCACGCAGAACCTGCTGACGGTGCTGGGCATCGCGGTGGGCGTGATGGTCCTGATCGCGGCGCTGAGCCTGACCAACGGCTTTTCCGGGGCGCTGGTGAACGCCACCCTGCGGGCCAGTCCCCACCTGAGCCTCAACTCGTTTGCTGCCCGGCCTGTCAGCCCCGAACTCGAGCGGCTGATTCGTGCCGACAGGCGGGTGGAGGCGTTCACGCCCTTTCTGGCCGACAAGGGGCTGCTCACGCGGCCCGCCGAGCAGGGCCGGGACGCCGGGGTGGACTTCGCCACGCTGTTCGGGGTCACGCCCGCCGCCGCGCAGGTGCTGGAGCTGCCGCCCGAGCAAAGCCGCACGCTGGCCGCGCTGGGGCCGGGACAGGTGCTTCTCGGCGCGGCCCTCGCCCGCTCGGTGGGTGCGTTTACCGGGGACACGGTGCGGCTGCTCAACTCGCAGCAGCGGCGCACCGAACTGAAGGTGGCGGGCGTCTTTACCACCGGCAATTACCTGATCGACTCGGCCTACGCCTTTACCAGTCTGGGCACGTTGCAGGCGTTGCAGCAGACCGGCAACGTCACCGGCTACCAGCTCCGGCTGCGTGACCCGGAACAGGCCCGCGCCGCCGGACTCGACCTGACACGCACCCAGCCGTACTCGGCGCTGCCCTGGCAGGACATCTACGGCACGCTGCTCGACCAGCTCGCGCTGCAAAAGCGCGTCATCGCCTTCGTGGTGTTCCTGATCGTGATCGTGGCGGCATTCGGCATCGCCAACGTGCTGACCCTCGCCGTGTTCGAAAAGACGCAGGAAATCGCCATCCTGCGGGCCATCGGCGCGACCCGGAGCGTGATCGTCCGCACCTTCGTCATCGAGGGCATGGTACTGGGGCTGGCGGGGCTGCTGCTCGGCAACCTGCTGGGGCTGGGCATCGCGGCGTACTTCACGGTGCGGCCTTTTCAGCTGCCGGGCGACCTGTACTTCATCACCGCGTTGCCGGTGCAGGTGCGCTGGCAGGACCTGCTATGGGTGAATCTGGTGGGCCTGGGCACCACGCTGCTCGCATCCCTGATTCCGGCGCGGCGGGCGGCAGGCGTGGAACCGGCGCGGATTTTGCGCTGATACGGATTCCGCTTAATTCCTGCACAGTCGGGAAAGCGCCGCCTGTGCATCCATATCGCGGAATCCGTATTTTTTCCTACTCGCATCCGCTCTGCTGCGCAGCTTTGCAAGTCGGATTGAATCTGAAACGACCAGATTCAATCGGAATCCGTATGAGTGGGGAGAAGGTGGAGGGGAGAGGGTGGAGAGAAAAGGGTTTTTTCCTCGACTCTCCACCCTCTGCCCTCCTCCCTTCCCCCTCCGCTCGCCATTCACCCGGCCTCAAGCGGGCTGGGCTACAGTTCAGGGCATGAACAAACTGCTGCCCCTGCTCGCCTGCGCCGCGCTGCTGCCCTCGTGCGCCCCCACCCTCGACGCGCTGGGGCGCAACCAGACCCCGGCCCCGGCGCCCTCGGCCCCGCTGCTGGCCGGACAGACCTGGGAGGTGGAGGGCGGCAGCCTCGCCGTCGGCTCGCGCATGACCTTCCGACTGGCCGAGGTGCTCGAAGCGGCCCCCGGCATCTACAGCAACCTGGGTCCTGCCGGACTGCTCGCCGCGCAGCGGGGCCGGGCCGAAGCCGGCGCGACCCTGTTTCCCGCCGTGTCCTATAGCCGCCTCTCGCAGCGCCTGGACTTCTACTGGTCCGAAAACGGCACCGATTTCAACTGCCGCATCGACAACGCCACGCCCAACGCCACCCGTCTGTCGGGCCGCCTGTTCCTCTCGGGCAGCGAGTTCGGGAGCTGCACGGCGCAGCTTCGCTGAGGGGGGAGGGGGAAGGGAGGAGGGTGGAGAGAAAAGGGTTTTTTCCCTCGACTCTCCACCCTTCACCCTCTCCCCTCCTCAGCGAGCAGCTTTTTCCACCCGCGCCGCCACGCGCTCGCGGCCCAGGGCTTCGAGCATCTCGGGCAGGTCGGGGCTTTCCATCGTTCCGGCGACGGCGGCGCGGACCGGGGGCATCACCTTGCCCATTTTCAGGCCCTTTTCTTCGGCGTAGTCGTGGAACATCTGCTTGATGCTCGCCGCTTCCCACACCGGCAGGTTCTTGAGCTTCGCGGCGAGGTCGGGCAGCAATTCCTTGCCCGCGTCGATGGCTTTCTGGGCCTTTTCGTCGGTGGGGTAGTCGTCCGACCAGAAGTAGGCGGTCTTGTCCATGAAGTCGGCAAACACGTCGATGCGCGGGGTCATCAGGCGGGTGACGGCGCGGAAAGAGTCGTCGAGGGGCAAGTCCACCTTGTTCTGCGCCAGGAAAGCGTGCAGCCTGCGGGCCACTTCGTCTTCGCTCAGCACCTCGCGCAGGTACTTGCCGTTGTACCAGCGCAGCTTGGCGAGGTCGAACACCGGGCCGCCCAGCGTCACGTCCTCCAGCCGGAACACCCGCTGAAACTCGGCCAGGTCGAAGAGTTCCTGACCCTCCGGGTGCGTCCAGCCCATCGTCGCCAGAAAGTTGAGCATCGCTTCGGGCAGGTAGCCCTGCTGCTGGTACCACTCCACGCTGGTGGGGTTCTTGCGCTTGGAAATCTTGGACTTGTCGGCGTTGCGCAGCAGGGGCATGTGCGCGAACACGGGTTCTGCCCAGCCGAAGGCGCGATAGAGCAGCACGTGAATGGGCGTGGACGTGATCCACTCCTCGGCGCGGACCACGTGGGTCACTTCCATCAGGTGGTCGTCCACCACGTTGGCGAGGTGGTAGGTGGGGAACCCGTCGGCCTTGAGCAGCACCTTGTCGTCTATTTCCGTGTTGGCGAAGTGGATGGGGTCGCGCAGCAGGTCGTTCACCACCGTTTCCCCGTCCCGGTCCACCTTGAGGCGAATGACGGCCGCCTCGCCCGCGTCCACCCGCGCCTGTGCCTGCGCCGGGTCCAGATCACGGCTGGGAATGGCGATGACGTGGCCCTCCTGCTGCGCCTGCTCGCGCAGGGCGGCGAGTTCGTCGGACGTTTCGAAGGCGTAGTAGGCGTGGCCGGACGCCACGAGTTGCCGGGCATAGTCGCCGTAGAGTGAAAAGCGCTCGGACTGGCGGTAAGGCCCGTTGGGGCCGCCTTGCAGCGGGCTTTCGTCGGGGGTCAGGCCCAGCCACGCCATCATCTGGAAAATGCGTTTTTCACTGTCGGGCACGTAGCGGTTGCGGTCGGTGTCCTCGATGCGCAGGATGAAGCGCCCGCCACTCTGCTGGGCGAGCGTGTGGTTGAACAGGCCGATATAAGCGGTGCCGACGTGGGGGTCGCCGGTGGGACTGGGGGCAATGCGGGTGACGACAGACATGGGAAACAGCATACGGCTGCCGGGCGCTCGCCGCCGGGTGAGGGGCCGGTGCGCGTTCCCCCCGCGTGGCCTTATCCTGCTGCCATGAAACGGCTGCTGCTGGCGCTCTGCCTGACTGGAGGGGCCTCGGCGCAGGCCGGGTTTCCGCTGCCGGGACAGGCGGCGCAGTATCCACTGACCACCCAGGTCACGCTGGCCGAGGCGCAGGCGTTCGCTCGGGTCATGGACGTGGGCCTGGGCCAGGTGGACGTGCGGCGCCTTCCTGAATGGCGCGAGCGGCTCGCAGGGCGGGCGCAGGCGGGCGACCCGCTGGCGCAGTTCATGTACGCCCGCACCTACGACCTGTTCACGACGGGCCAGGGCACCCCGCAGGACGCCCAAGTCGCCCTGAAGTGGTACGCGAAGGCCGCCGACCGCAAGTTCGCCACGGCGGAACTGCTGCTGTTCAACGTCTACACGTACAGCCTGCTGGGGCAACCGAAAAACCCCGAACGGGCAGCCCGGTATCTGCGGCGTGCCTACGCACATTCGGGCGGCAACCTGCGCGCAGAAGTCGCGCTGGAGATGGCGCGGCAGACCGACCCCGGGCGCGAAGACCCCCGCCTGCCCGGATTCCAGGCGAGTGCCGGGCAGACCCGCGCCTCTCTGGAAGAAGTGCTCAAACTCGACCCGGACGCTGGCACGGCGCTGGACTGGCTGATGGGGATTTACCTCGATTCGCACGACTATCCCAGGGCGCTGGAGATGGCGCGGCGCACCGACAACTCGGCCATGTGGGTGCAGATGGCGCTCGTGCTGGTCGAGGACCACCCCCACTTTCCCGCGCAGCCCCAGACGGCGGTCTGGTTTCTCAAACGGCGGCTGCACGAGCGACAACTCAGCGGCGACCACGACGAAGCCACCAATGCCCTGCACCTCCTGATGGGCCTGGAATGCGAAAAGAAAATCACCCGTGCCGACCATCAGGACGTGTTCGACCCCGCCGCGTACAGGACCTACCTGCTGTGGCGGGTGGGCTGCCGCGTCTGACCCCCGGCGCCTGAACACTGGCTCCGGCCCCGCTAGCATCCACCTATGCCCCAGCCTCATCCTCCCTTCAAGCCCTGCCCCTGCGGCAGTGGGCGCAGCTACGCCGCCTGCTGCCAGCCGTTTCATACCGGCGAGCGGGACGCGCCGACCCCCGAGCTTCTCATGCGCTCGCGCTACGCCGCCTACGCGCTGGCCGACAGCGACTACGTGCGCCGGACGTGGCACCCGGACACCGTGCCCAGTGATCTGGACCTGAACGACGGGGTGAAGTACACCGGCCTGCGGATTCACCGCGCGGAGGAGAGCGAGGTGGAATTCACGGCGAGCATGAAAGGCCCAGGCGGGCAAGCCCACCGGATGCGCGAACGCAGCCGCTTCGTGCAGTGGGACGGACGCTGGGTGTACCTCGACGCCGCCGAGTAGCCGCAACTTTTTCCCTCCCAGCCGCGTACTGGAGGCATGACCCAGACGCCTGAGAACGTGACACCTCGTGACGTGACGCCGCCGCAGGCCCGCAGCAAGCGCCCCCGGCCCCCCGCCCCCGGTCTGGCCCCCAACCGCGCCCTGCTGCTCGGCGGGCTGGCGCTGGCCGCCGTGCTGCTCTTTCAGAGCGTGCGCGTGGTGCCGGCGGGGTACGTGGGGGTGGCCTTCAACAAGCTCAGCGGCGGGCTGTCCACCCTGCAAGAAGGGGTGCATTTCGTGGTGCCGGGGTTGCAGCAACTCAACCTCTACGACGCCCGCTTGCAGGAAGTGACCCTGGCAAACGGCGTGCAGGACGGCGACGAGGGGGCCATCAACGCCCGCAGTCAGGAGGGGCTGAACATCACGGCGGACGTGACGGTGCAGTTTCGCATCGACCGGAGCAAGGCGGCCATCCTGCACAAGGAACTCGGGCGCGACTACCAGCGCACGCTCATTCGGCCCCAGGTCAGAAGCAAGGTGCGCGACGCCATCGGACAATTTGGCGCCGCCGAGCTGATTTCGACCCAGCGCAAGCAGGTGGAGGCGAGCGTGACCCGCGCCCTGCGCGAGGAATTCAGCCGCAACCACCTCATCCTCGACTCGGTGCTGCTGCGCGAACTCAAGATTCCCGAATCGGTCGCCAAGGCCATCGAGGAAAAGCAGACCGCCGAGCAGCAGGTGTCGGTGCAGAAAAACCGGCTCCAGCAGGCCCAGATTTCGGCGCAGCAGGCGGTGGTCGAAGCGGAAGGCAAGGCGAAGGCGGCGGTGGCGACGGCCAGGGGCGAGGCCGAGGCGCTGTCGCTGCGCGGGCGGGCCCTGCGCGAGAACCCGCAACTGATTCAGCTCACGGTGGCCGAAAAGCTCTCGCCCGGCATCCAGACCGTGATGCTGCCGACGGACGGCAACTTCCTGCTCAACCTGCAAGACCTGGGCGTGACCCCGGGGAGAGGGGGGACGAGTGGTCAGACCGGCACCAGCGCGGGCAACGGCGCGGCCAAGCCCTGAACGGTAGGATGACGTCATGGCCGCACTCCTGATTCTGTTGGTCGTGTTCGGGGTCATCGGGTTCGTCACCTACCGCGACCATCAGGCGCGGCGTCAGGAGTTGCCCCCCGGGGCGACCTTTCCGGCACTGCCCGACCCGGTGCCCGAGCAGGAAGCGGCCCCGGCGACCCTGCTGCTCGAATTGCCCGAACCGGCCCGGCGCCGCGCGTGGGCGCTGCTGTGCCTCGTCCACGACGGCCTGAGCGAGACGAGCAGCGCCGACACCCGCACCCGTTACCTGCTCGCCCAGACGCGCCAGAGCTACCTGCCCGACACGGTGCGGGCCTACCTGCACCTGACCGAAGGCGCCCGGCGGCAGCTCACCGCCCAGGGCCAAAGCCCCGAGCAACTGCTCGACGAACAGCTCACCCTGATGGAAAACGGCGTACACGAAGCCCTGCGCCGTGACCACGCCGCCGCCGACCGCCTGCTCACCCAGGGCCGCTTTCTACGCGAACGCTTCGGGGCCGGGACAGAGGAGTGGCGCGTCAGGGGGTAGCCAGAGAAACGGGCCGGGCCGGATGAACTGTCCGCCCGGCCCGCTTTCTGGTTTACCTCCGCAGCGGGGCTGGCTCAGGGCTTCCAGCCGGGGGGCGCCGTGCTGAGCATTACTGCGGCAGCAGACTCAGCTCGCTCAGGCCCGCCATGAACTCGCGCTCGGGGTAGCTTTCGGCGTCGAAGCCGGTGTCGCCTTCCGCCGGGGTCACGCTCAGGGACGCGAAGTCGTACAGGTCGCGGTCGAGCAGGTGGCTCGGCGTCACGCGGGTCAGGCTGCGGAGGATATTTTGCAGCCGCCCCGGATGCTCGCGCTCCCAGCCCGCCAGCATCTCGCCCACGACCTTGCGTTGCAGGTTGGGCTGGGAGCCGCACAGGTTGCAGGGAATGATGGGAAAGGCGCGGGCCTGCGCGTAGCGGATGATGTCGGCCTCGGCGACGTAGGCGAGCGGGCGAATCACCACGTTCGTGCCGTCGTCCGACTGCAACTTGGGCGGCATGGCCTTGAGCCGCGCCCCGAAAAACAGGTTCATGAACAGCGTTTCGAGGATGTCTTCGCGGTGGTGACCCAGCGCGATTTTGGTCGCGCCGATTTGCCGGGCGTGGGCGTACAGGATGCCCCGGCGCAGGCGACTGCACAGGCTACAAGTGGTCTTGCCTTCGGGCGTCTTTTCCTTGACCACGCTGTAGGTGTCTTCGGTCAGGATGTCGTGGCGCACGCCGAGCCCTTGCAGGTAGCGCGGCAGCACGTCCTTCGGGAAACCGGGCTGTCCCTGGTCGAGGTTGACCGCCACCACTTCAAAGTCGATGGGAGCCTTTTTTTGCAGGTGCAGCAGCACGTCCAGCAGGGTGTAACTGTCCTTGCCCCCCGACAGGCAGACCATGACCCGGTCCCCCTGCTCGATCATGCGGTAGTCCCCGATGGCCTGCCCTGCGCCGCGCACGATGGGGGCGAACAGGCGGGAAAGGTCGGGTGGGGTCAGGGTATTCGGATTCAGGGTCATAGGTTGGGCCTCCGCGCCAGCGCGGGCAGTGGGGCACATGCTAGCAAGGGTGCGGCTCGCCCGTGCCGTTCCCGCCCGATGGGTGGTCTCCGCCAAAGGGTTGACGCGACTTTCAGAATGGGCGTCTATGCTGTGGGCGTATGACGCGCTCGCCCCAGGGCCAACCCCCGGCCCCCACGCCCACTCCTGTGCCTGTCCCGCCGTCTCCGGCACCCACTTCGGGACAGGCGCGGGGCTGCGGCTGCCTGCCCACCCTCATTCTGGGCGTGCTGCTGACCATTGGACTGGTGTTCGGCGGCATGTGGCTGCTATGGGGCCGCGACCTCCCCAAAGTTTCCGACCTGGACGTGATTAATTTCAGTGGACAGACCCGCGTCTTCGACCGCCGGGGCGAACTGATCGGCACGCTCTCGCCCAGTCTGGCGAGCGGCACCAACGTCAACCGCGAACTGCTCGGCCCCAAGCAAATCAGTTCGTGGTTGCAAAAGGCCGTGGTCGCCAGCGAAGACCGCCGCTTCTATCAGCACAGCGGCGTGGACCCCATCGGCGTGGCACGCGGGCTGCTCAAGGGGCTGCTACGCAACGACCTCGAAGGCGGCAGTTCGATTACCCAGCAGGTCGTCAAGAACACCCTGCTGCGCGACCTGGGAGGCGCACGCACCGCCGAGCGCAAGTTCAAGGAAGCGGTGCTGGCCTATCAGGTGGACAAGCGCTTCAACAAGGACCAGATTCTGAACGCCTACCTCAACGTCATCTACTGGGGCGACGGCGGGCCGCAGGACATCATCGGCGCGGGCGGCGCGGCGCGGGCCTATTTCAAGAAGGAAGCCTGGGAACTCAACCTCGCCGAGAGCGTGTATCTGGCGACCATCATTCCGGCCCCCAACCGCCGCTACAAGGACTTCAAGGCCTACCGCCCCCTGATGCGCTCGGTGCTGACGCGCATGGTCGAGGACGGGCAGATCACCAAGCAGCAGGCCGAACAGGCCTGGATCACGCCCATCTATCCGGCGGGCTGGCGCATCGGCTGGAATCCCGACGGCACCGTGCGGACCGCCGTGCTGGAGCGGCCCTCGCGCCTCGCGGAAAATCTGGCGAGCATGACGCCGCAGGGGGAGCAGTACCGTTCGCTCTACTACCTCCAGGAAGTCGAGCGCGAACTGGCGGGCAAGGTGGACCGGGGCACGCTCTACGGCGGCGCGAAAATCTTTACCGGCATGGACCTTCAGGCGCAGCGGGCCGCCGAGCAGGCCAGCCGCAACGCCCAGTTGCCCGACGGGGCCACGCTGGGCATCGCGCTGGTCAACCCGCAGAACGGTGAGGCGCTGGCGCTGGTCGGCCAGAAACTGACCGGCGGGCGGCCCAACGAGTGGAACAACGCCACCCAGAGCCGCCGTCAGGTCGGCAGTTCCATCAAGCCGCTGCTGTACACCCTGGCGCTGGAAAAGGGCTGGAAACAGAGCGACACCATTCTGGATTCACCGATTTCGGGCGACTACCAGCCCAAGAACTACTCCGGCACCTGGACGGGCGTGTACGTTTCCATGCGCTACGCCCTGAACCACAGCCTGAACCTGCCCACCGTGCGGATGGCGCAGGAAATCGGCATTCCGACCTTCGAGGCCAAACTGCGCGACCTGGGCCTGACCCCGCCCAGGGACGGCGGCCTGAGCCTGAGCATCGGCACGCTGGAGGCCAGCCCGCTGCAACTGGCGGCGGCCTACGCGCCCTTCGCCAACGGCGGCCTGTACTACGCGCCCAGCACAGTGCGCCGGGTCGAGTCGGCCCAGGGGGAAGTGCTTTACCAGCGCCCCGACCCGGTGGGCAAACGGGTGTGGGACAAGCGGGTGGCGTGGCTGGGCCTGGACATGATTCGCGGTGTGGTCAACGACCTGAGCGCCTACCAGGGCGGCCTGGCGACCAAAGCCAGAATCGAGGGCTGGCAGGTGGGCGGCAAGACCGGCACCACCAACGACATCAAGGACTTGTGGTTCGCGGGGGTCACACCTCTCACCAGCGGCGCGGTCTGGGTCGGCAAGCAGGAAGGCGGGGCCATGCCGAACTGGGCCTACAGCGGCGACATTCCCACCCCGGTCTGGCAGCAGGCGACGGCGGGCGCTCTGGCGGGGCGCGAGGCGGCGACCTTCGTGCCGCCCGAGGGCATCGTGTACCGGACCTACTACCGCCTGAACATGGCCTTCCGCACCGAGGAAGCCGACCAAGCCCCAGTGGGTCACGACGGCAGCAAGCGGGAGGCCGAGCCGGAAGCCGAACCCACACCTGAGCCCGCCCTGCCACCGCCCGCACAGACTGAACAGGCCGCTCCGACTTCCCCGGACACGACCCTGCCCTGGACTGTGCCCAGCACGCCTGAGCCGAGTTCCAGTGAACCCGACCCCGCCGAGCCGCTGCCGAGCGAACCCGTTCCCAGCGACCCGCCACCGAGCGAAATACCACCCACCGAAACGCTGC is from Deinococcus wulumuqiensis R12 and encodes:
- a CDS encoding prohibitin family protein; the protein is MTQTPENVTPRDVTPPQARSKRPRPPAPGLAPNRALLLGGLALAAVLLFQSVRVVPAGYVGVAFNKLSGGLSTLQEGVHFVVPGLQQLNLYDARLQEVTLANGVQDGDEGAINARSQEGLNITADVTVQFRIDRSKAAILHKELGRDYQRTLIRPQVRSKVRDAIGQFGAAELISTQRKQVEASVTRALREEFSRNHLILDSVLLRELKIPESVAKAIEEKQTAEQQVSVQKNRLQQAQISAQQAVVEAEGKAKAAVATARGEAEALSLRGRALRENPQLIQLTVAEKLSPGIQTVMLPTDGNFLLNLQDLGVTPGRGGTSGQTGTSAGNGAAKP
- a CDS encoding transglycosylase domain-containing protein → MWLLWGRDLPKVSDLDVINFSGQTRVFDRRGELIGTLSPSLASGTNVNRELLGPKQISSWLQKAVVASEDRRFYQHSGVDPIGVARGLLKGLLRNDLEGGSSITQQVVKNTLLRDLGGARTAERKFKEAVLAYQVDKRFNKDQILNAYLNVIYWGDGGPQDIIGAGGAARAYFKKEAWELNLAESVYLATIIPAPNRRYKDFKAYRPLMRSVLTRMVEDGQITKQQAEQAWITPIYPAGWRIGWNPDGTVRTAVLERPSRLAENLASMTPQGEQYRSLYYLQEVERELAGKVDRGTLYGGAKIFTGMDLQAQRAAEQASRNAQLPDGATLGIALVNPQNGEALALVGQKLTGGRPNEWNNATQSRRQVGSSIKPLLYTLALEKGWKQSDTILDSPISGDYQPKNYSGTWTGVYVSMRYALNHSLNLPTVRMAQEIGIPTFEAKLRDLGLTPPRDGGLSLSIGTLEASPLQLAAAYAPFANGGLYYAPSTVRRVESAQGEVLYQRPDPVGKRVWDKRVAWLGLDMIRGVVNDLSAYQGGLATKARIEGWQVGGKTGTTNDIKDLWFAGVTPLTSGAVWVGKQEGGAMPNWAYSGDIPTPVWQQATAGALAGREAATFVPPEGIVYRTYYRLNMAFRTEEADQAPVGHDGSKREAEPEAEPTPEPALPPPAQTEQAAPTSPDTTLPWTVPSTPEPSSSEPDPAEPLPSEPVPSDPPPSEIPPTETLPGDLPTDPALPTDAFPTDVQPDDAAPAEPAPSDPAQPETNPWLPPELTLPPRQ
- a CDS encoding 3D domain-containing protein; the protein is MSYPLKSVLSVAALGLLSVMALSPASAQATSGDLFGASRVAGRSAVLKATAYNSLPNQTDSTPHITATGTRTRPGVIAMSRDMLKLFPYGTRVSIQDLSGRYNFSGRVFIVEDTMHARKTNQVDIWMPTYREAINFGTSTVRVTALR
- the gltX gene encoding glutamate--tRNA ligase, with translation MSVVTRIAPSPTGDPHVGTAYIGLFNHTLAQQSGGRFILRIEDTDRNRYVPDSEKRIFQMMAWLGLTPDESPLQGGPNGPYRQSERFSLYGDYARQLVASGHAYYAFETSDELAALREQAQQEGHVIAIPSRDLDPAQAQARVDAGEAAVIRLKVDRDGETVVNDLLRDPIHFANTEIDDKVLLKADGFPTYHLANVVDDHLMEVTHVVRAEEWITSTPIHVLLYRAFGWAEPVFAHMPLLRNADKSKISKRKNPTSVEWYQQQGYLPEAMLNFLATMGWTHPEGQELFDLAEFQRVFRLEDVTLGGPVFDLAKLRWYNGKYLREVLSEDEVARRLHAFLAQNKVDLPLDDSFRAVTRLMTPRIDVFADFMDKTAYFWSDDYPTDEKAQKAIDAGKELLPDLAAKLKNLPVWEAASIKQMFHDYAEEKGLKMGKVMPPVRAAVAGTMESPDLPEMLEALGRERVAARVEKAAR
- a CDS encoding YchJ family protein, producing the protein MPQPHPPFKPCPCGSGRSYAACCQPFHTGERDAPTPELLMRSRYAAYALADSDYVRRTWHPDTVPSDLDLNDGVKYTGLRIHRAEESEVEFTASMKGPGGQAHRMRERSRFVQWDGRWVYLDAAE
- a CDS encoding SEL1-like repeat protein codes for the protein MKRLLLALCLTGGASAQAGFPLPGQAAQYPLTTQVTLAEAQAFARVMDVGLGQVDVRRLPEWRERLAGRAQAGDPLAQFMYARTYDLFTTGQGTPQDAQVALKWYAKAADRKFATAELLLFNVYTYSLLGQPKNPERAARYLRRAYAHSGGNLRAEVALEMARQTDPGREDPRLPGFQASAGQTRASLEEVLKLDPDAGTALDWLMGIYLDSHDYPRALEMARRTDNSAMWVQMALVLVEDHPHFPAQPQTAVWFLKRRLHERQLSGDHDEATNALHLLMGLECEKKITRADHQDVFDPAAYRTYLLWRVGCRV
- a CDS encoding ABC transporter permease encodes the protein MSASTPSPRPAAFSWLLARAHLARRRTQNLLTVLGIAVGVMVLIAALSLTNGFSGALVNATLRASPHLSLNSFAARPVSPELERLIRADRRVEAFTPFLADKGLLTRPAEQGRDAGVDFATLFGVTPAAAQVLELPPEQSRTLAALGPGQVLLGAALARSVGAFTGDTVRLLNSQQRRTELKVAGVFTTGNYLIDSAYAFTSLGTLQALQQTGNVTGYQLRLRDPEQARAAGLDLTRTQPYSALPWQDIYGTLLDQLALQKRVIAFVVFLIVIVAAFGIANVLTLAVFEKTQEIAILRAIGATRSVIVRTFVIEGMVLGLAGLLLGNLLGLGIAAYFTVRPFQLPGDLYFITALPVQVRWQDLLWVNLVGLGTTLLASLIPARRAAGVEPARILR
- the ttcA gene encoding tRNA 2-thiocytidine(32) synthetase TtcA; translation: MTLNPNTLTPPDLSRLFAPIVRGAGQAIGDYRMIEQGDRVMVCLSGGKDSYTLLDVLLHLQKKAPIDFEVVAVNLDQGQPGFPKDVLPRYLQGLGVRHDILTEDTYSVVKEKTPEGKTTCSLCSRLRRGILYAHARQIGATKIALGHHREDILETLFMNLFFGARLKAMPPKLQSDDGTNVVIRPLAYVAEADIIRYAQARAFPIIPCNLCGSQPNLQRKVVGEMLAGWEREHPGRLQNILRSLTRVTPSHLLDRDLYDFASLSVTPAEGDTGFDAESYPEREFMAGLSELSLLPQ
- a CDS encoding pyroglutamyl-peptidase I, encoding MPTLLLTGFEPFHTHPDNPSAHAARELHGTELPGGWHVHSELLPVEPHAAGATLTRLLGERAPDAVLLTGLAAGRPHVTLERVAVGVMDFRIPDNAGQTYQDQPIRADAPAAHLATLPLRAVLAAWRGAEIPGDISNSAGLYVCNFVLYHALHWLNEQGRGAVPCGFLHVPANAAVALSVPTDRPPLPYLPQSEITRAVRVAAETIAERTAFQNEPAPSEPAQEQMGKM